The Aquicella siphonis genome contains the following window.
TTCACGCAAGGCTATAATCTTATGTCAGGAGATATCGCCATTCAGGTAAATTCGGCCAAAATCAATTTGAAAAGTTATGGCGCGGTACGTGAACGGGCATTTATGCAATTCAGCCAGGTGTCAGGAGTCAGTATACAGGAAGAAACAACAAACCTGGCCATGTACCAGGAGTGTTATCAGGCCAGCGCACAGATTTTACAGGCAGCAAAAACTGTGTTTGACACTATTATCAGCATAGGAAGAAGTTAACCATGCGCATACCTACCGATAGTATGTTTCAGCAGCAATTGGCTATACTTTCGCAGCAATACGACAGCATTGCACGCTTGATGCTGCAGCAGGAAAAGGGTAAAAAATTACTGGCTAACTCAGACGATCCGGTCCTGGCCAGCCGTATTGATATGACTTATGATTTTCTGAACAATATTCAGGCGTACTCCCAGAATACGATTATCGGTAAAAACCGTTCCCAATTATTTGACACCTCCATACAAGACGCTGTTAATACAGTTGATCAGATCAAGCAGATTATTCAGCGGGCTGGCAGCGATACCGTTTCAGATAATGAACGGGCGGCGATGGCGGAACAGTTGAAAGGATATATGAATGTATTGTTGAATGATGCGAATACACGCGATGGCAACGGCGAATATATTTATTCAGGATACAATACACGCACTGTTCCCTACATTCTCCAGGGCGGAACTTATTATTACCAGGGAGGATTGGGGGCAATTGAAATCAACATTGGCAACAATACCAGCGTGCTTTACAGCGAATCAGGATTCAAGGTGTTCGGTGATGTCCTGAACGGCAACGGTTCGTTTACTATTAAGGCCGCCGATACGAATACTGGCACTGCTTCGAGCACACCAGGCACAGTTACCGACAAGACAAGTTATGTCGAGGACAATTATACGATTAGTTTCGTCACTAACAGCGCCGGCAAACTGGCATATCAAGTCACCGGATCTGCCAGCGGGCAAGTTATCCCGCCGCCGCCTGCTACCTTGCCTGATGATGCGCCGGAATATATTCCGAATTCAGATATCAGCTTTAACGGAATGAATATCCATATGAGCGGTGATCCGCAAGTGGGGGACTCATTTACTGCCGCGCCCAGCCAAAAGGAAAATGTGTTTGACGGTTTGCAGGAGCTCATTTCCATCTTACAAACACCGGTGGAAAATGATCCGGTAAAGCGCGCCCAATTTCATCAAAAATTATCTCAATCCAGTGAATATTTCGCGAATGTTTACTCTCATTTTGTGAATTACCGCAGTGAAGTGGGAACAAGAATGCAGGTAATACAGAATCAAATCAAGATTAACGACAATATCGAACTGAATCAGCAGGCAATCTATGACCAGCTTTCCAACGTGAAACTGGAAAAAGTTGCGTCTGATCTTTCACAACAGCTTGTTTATCTGCAGGCAACACAGGATTGTTATAAGTTGATACAGGCCACGTTCATGCAGTTGTTAAAAGGATTTTGATGAATGTGACTGTAAAAGTCACGGGGATGAACGTTAAAAACCATCAATATCATGCGTCAATCAGATTGTGCTTTTTCATTTTTTCCAGTAAAGCGTTTTTACCTAGCGATAAATAATCTGCCGCGGACTGAATCATGCCGTTTGACCGGTTCAGCGCGAACTGTATGACTTGTTTTTCTATGTTGGCAATATAGTCTTTGATATTTAATGGCGTTTCTTCCGACAGTGCGGTGACGGAAGCGGGAGCTGGGTTCTTTTTCTGTTTATAGGCGGGATCTATGTCTTTTTCATCGAGCACCTGATCCCGGTGTAAAATAACCGTGCGCTCAAGAAAATTTTCCAATTCCCTGATATTGCCTGGCCAGGCATAGTCACACAGTGTCTGCATGGCTGTTTCCGTAAACGCAACACGATGTCCAAGGCGTTCATGTATCTTGTTCAGGTGATAGTCGATCAAAACGGGAATATCTTCCTTGCGTTCGTTTAAACTGGGAACTTGAATCGGAAAAACATTGAGCCGGTAGAACAAGTCTTCACGAAATCTGTTTTGTTGAATCAAATCTTCCAGGTTTTTGTTTGTTGCCGCAATCAACCGCACATTTACATTAATGCTGGTATTTCCGCCAACCCGGTCAATTTTGCGTTCTTGAATGACCCGTAGTAATTTGACCTGCATGGATAAAGGCATATCACCGATCTCATCCAGGAACAAGGTGCCCCCGTTCGCGATTTCAAATCGGCCGGGCCGGCGTGTTAATGCGCCGGTGAAAGCGCCTTTTTCGTGTCCAAACAATTCGCTTTCTATCAGTTCGCCGGGAATGGCGCCGCAGTTGATGGGGACAAGTGCGTTTTCACAGCGTTTGGACAGATAATGTATGCAGGATGCGATGACATCTTTTCCTGTTCCAGATTGACCCAATATGAGTACGGTGCTGTCAGTACAGGCAACTTGATGAATCATGGAGCGTATTTTGCGAATCCGAAGACTGCTGCCAATAAGACGCTCAAAAACGGGATGAGAAGTCAGATTCGTGGGCGTATTCAGTTCACTGTCAGTTTGGCCGCATCTGGCAAGAATATTAATCAGTTCTGACGCGGAGAAAGATGATTTTAAAAAATGAACAAGGCTTTTGCTTCGCACAATTCGCTGTTCTGGAGGCAACATCGAAATGAAATGTCTGTGATCTGAAGCAAGCATCTCATAAAGCCGCTTGCCCTGTTCTTCTTCAATATTTTTGCAGAAGATAAACACGGTGGTTTGAGGATTATCATGATCACTGTCAATCAGGTGGCGCACAGAAAGCCGGTCAAGAGGTAATTTAAGCAGGGCAAACGCATTTGCTAGGTATCTGCAAGAATCACAGTCATCGCCTACAAGCCTGTAGCGGCTGAGCGAATCTTCTTTGGAGCCCTGAATCCTTTCAGAGTGCATGTGCCGCCTTCATAACAAGAAGCTAACCAATTGTTAAAATAGCAATCATGCTGCTGGATGTCAAATGTGCTTCATGGTTTCTGTCCAGTGCAACGGAGAAATCTCACTAACACGATCAAGACTTGGTACGAAAATTGCATATTACTTGAATGCAGGTCTCTGTAATGGATTGAATGAGGTAAGCACAGTGAAGGTATTGGTCATTGACACCATCGACAACCGCAGAAAGTCAATTACGGCAAGATTACGTGACCGAGGCTGGATTATATCATCTATGTATATGATTAGTATGGATAATATGCATAGCGTTCTAACCAGCCACGATGTGTTGGTGGTATTAGACCAGGATGAGGCAGTGGTAAGAAGCATACTGGCCAAGATCATGAACCAGCCGATTAAATGTATATTCAATCAGCATATTTCCTCATTCACGCGGTATGTGAACCGTCAAAACATGATTTTTATCAACTCGGAAGAAAGTAATGACGTTGAAGAGTCTGTTATTGCGAAAATAGACGGATGGCATTTGGACAGCGCGAGATTGCAGCCTATCGCGCACGATGCGCGCAGCAAGGTCATGCTGGAAATGGCCCGTAAAGCCGCAAAAACCAGCGCAACAGTATTAATCAGCGGAGAAACAGGAACAGGTAAGGAAGTATTGGCAAAATATATTCATCAACACTCCAGCTTTCATGATGGTCCGTATATCACGGTTAATTGTGCCGCATTGCCGGAAAACATGATGGAAGCAATATTGTTTGGGTATGAAAAAGGGGCCTTCACCAGTGCTGTCAACACATATGTGGGTAAATTCGAGCAGGCGCAGAATGGGACGCTGCTTTTGGATGAAATTGCTGAAATGCCGATAGGTTTGCAGGCCAAGCTGTTAAGAGTGTTGCAAGAAAGGGAACTGGAGCGTTTAAGCGGTAAAAGAGTCGTCAGATTGAATTTGAGAGTGATCGCGGCATCCAACCGGGATTTGAAAAACCAGGTCATCAACGGATTATTCCGCAAGGATTTATATTATCGCTTGCATGTTCTCTCTGTCAGGTGCCCCGCTTTGAGAGAGCGATTGAACGATATTTTGCCCTTGGCAGAATATTTTATCAGGCATCATGCAAAGATTCTGGATAAAAATGAGCCTGTATTGACTGAAGGGGCAAAGAATAAGTTGGTGAGTCACGTTTGGCCGGGAAACATCCGTGAATTGGAAAATGTAATACAGCGCGCCATGATTATGACAGAAGGTGCGGTCATCGACGCAGGTGATATTAGCCTGGAAGAGGGTCTGTATGACTTCGAGCAAACAGATGGTCAGGGTGGGTATGCCTCTAACATCGAGCAATTCAGTTCTAAACTCGAGGAATCCGAGGCTAAAGCGATCATGGAGGTTCTTCATGAAGCAGACGGTTGTCGAAATATTGCGGCCAGAAGGCTCAATATCAGCCCAAGAACGCTTAGATATAAAATAGCAAAGCTGCGTGCGATTGGATTAAAAGTGCCATAGTTATTAAGGAAGATGATGATGAGTATCAATAACGTGAGCGGTGTCCGCTCTGATATCAACGAAATGCTGTCAAAAATTCGTGAAATTTCCAATAAATCGAAGGTGTTTTCTGAGAACAGCAGTGTCACGCCAGGCGTCAATGCGCCAAAGTCCGCAAGCTTTCAGGAAACCATGTCAGCGGTAAAAGATGTATTTTCAAATGTTAATAACATCCAGATCGAAAGTGAAAAAGTGAAAGATGCCTATCTGTCGGGGGACAAACATGTCTCAATGTCGCAAGTATTGATCGCCTCGCAAAAATCCAAGCTGGCTTTTGAGGGTCTGGTGACGGTAAGAAATAAAATACTAGAGGCATATAAAGAAATCATGAATATGCCGGTTTGACAACCAATGGAATAAAAACTTATGACAACGACTAAAAATAACAAGTATCTGGGAAGTTTAAGCGCGATCTTCCTT
Protein-coding sequences here:
- a CDS encoding sigma-54 interaction domain-containing protein, whose protein sequence is MHSERIQGSKEDSLSRYRLVGDDCDSCRYLANAFALLKLPLDRLSVRHLIDSDHDNPQTTVFIFCKNIEEEQGKRLYEMLASDHRHFISMLPPEQRIVRSKSLVHFLKSSFSASELINILARCGQTDSELNTPTNLTSHPVFERLIGSSLRIRKIRSMIHQVACTDSTVLILGQSGTGKDVIASCIHYLSKRCENALVPINCGAIPGELIESELFGHEKGAFTGALTRRPGRFEIANGGTLFLDEIGDMPLSMQVKLLRVIQERKIDRVGGNTSINVNVRLIAATNKNLEDLIQQNRFREDLFYRLNVFPIQVPSLNERKEDIPVLIDYHLNKIHERLGHRVAFTETAMQTLCDYAWPGNIRELENFLERTVILHRDQVLDEKDIDPAYKQKKNPAPASVTALSEETPLNIKDYIANIEKQVIQFALNRSNGMIQSAADYLSLGKNALLEKMKKHNLIDA
- the fliE gene encoding flagellar hook-basal body complex protein FliE, producing MSINNVSGVRSDINEMLSKIREISNKSKVFSENSSVTPGVNAPKSASFQETMSAVKDVFSNVNNIQIESEKVKDAYLSGDKHVSMSQVLIASQKSKLAFEGLVTVRNKILEAYKEIMNMPV
- a CDS encoding sigma-54 interaction domain-containing protein, which translates into the protein MHSVLTSHDVLVVLDQDEAVVRSILAKIMNQPIKCIFNQHISSFTRYVNRQNMIFINSEESNDVEESVIAKIDGWHLDSARLQPIAHDARSKVMLEMARKAAKTSATVLISGETGTGKEVLAKYIHQHSSFHDGPYITVNCAALPENMMEAILFGYEKGAFTSAVNTYVGKFEQAQNGTLLLDEIAEMPIGLQAKLLRVLQERELERLSGKRVVRLNLRVIAASNRDLKNQVINGLFRKDLYYRLHVLSVRCPALRERLNDILPLAEYFIRHHAKILDKNEPVLTEGAKNKLVSHVWPGNIRELENVIQRAMIMTEGAVIDAGDISLEEGLYDFEQTDGQGGYASNIEQFSSKLEESEAKAIMEVLHEADGCRNIAARRLNISPRTLRYKIAKLRAIGLKVP
- the flgL gene encoding flagellar hook-associated protein FlgL codes for the protein MRIPTDSMFQQQLAILSQQYDSIARLMLQQEKGKKLLANSDDPVLASRIDMTYDFLNNIQAYSQNTIIGKNRSQLFDTSIQDAVNTVDQIKQIIQRAGSDTVSDNERAAMAEQLKGYMNVLLNDANTRDGNGEYIYSGYNTRTVPYILQGGTYYYQGGLGAIEINIGNNTSVLYSESGFKVFGDVLNGNGSFTIKAADTNTGTASSTPGTVTDKTSYVEDNYTISFVTNSAGKLAYQVTGSASGQVIPPPPATLPDDAPEYIPNSDISFNGMNIHMSGDPQVGDSFTAAPSQKENVFDGLQELISILQTPVENDPVKRAQFHQKLSQSSEYFANVYSHFVNYRSEVGTRMQVIQNQIKINDNIELNQQAIYDQLSNVKLEKVASDLSQQLVYLQATQDCYKLIQATFMQLLKGF